From Cronobacter turicensis z3032, the proteins below share one genomic window:
- a CDS encoding Eac protein: MSDQSKHYDYYIVEGPEVKALIDGYDQIGKERNEIMQAAIDKVGAIAWTNSSSWGDKGGLIQAFVWEKGFAFPAPVTIKSEDFWEGKRVVIARGKGNSKEGREYQKTLEAVKDEANKQLKALPLWESYIIDHYGVMRTGIGGQARRGYGFAMLTTYGGRCPGRDDALVFAIPNDKSERHGDVVIPESFQKLTYGQFYDLTNREDEQAA, translated from the coding sequence ATGTCTGACCAGAGCAAACATTACGACTACTACATCGTTGAAGGGCCGGAAGTGAAGGCGCTTATTGATGGATACGACCAAATAGGAAAAGAGCGAAACGAAATCATGCAGGCGGCTATTGATAAGGTTGGAGCTATCGCATGGACAAATAGCAGCAGCTGGGGAGATAAGGGCGGGCTGATACAGGCTTTCGTGTGGGAAAAAGGTTTTGCATTCCCTGCGCCCGTGACCATCAAAAGCGAGGATTTTTGGGAAGGTAAGCGAGTTGTTATCGCGCGAGGCAAAGGAAACAGCAAAGAAGGCCGTGAGTATCAAAAAACGCTGGAAGCGGTAAAGGATGAGGCCAACAAGCAACTCAAGGCTTTGCCGCTATGGGAGTCGTACATCATTGATCATTATGGTGTCATGCGCACAGGCATCGGTGGCCAAGCAAGACGTGGATACGGTTTTGCCATGCTGACCACGTATGGCGGTAGGTGTCCGGGCCGTGATGATGCCCTGGTTTTCGCTATCCCAAACGACAAAAGTGAGCGTCACGGTGATGTGGTAATCCCCGAGAGCTTCCAGAAGCTAACGTACGGTCAGTTTTATGACCTAACCAACCGTGAAGATGAACAGGCCGCCTGA